Part of the Bacillota bacterium genome, ATGTAGTAATTATCAATAAAGATGTATTAAAACTTGATATTAAGAATGATATAATTCGCAAGGTATGTGGGACAGCCCACGAAGCAAATGGAATTACTAAAGGGGACGTGTTTATTCCTGCTTGTATTAAAGTAGTGGGAAATCTTCCCTACTATATAACTACTCCTATTATAATGAAACTATTGGAAGAAGAACCTGGAATTGATGAAATTATTTTTATGGTTCAGAAGGAAGTGGCGGACAGGATTCTTGCTAAACCCGGGACAAAGGATTACGGCTCTTTGTCTATAGCAGTACAGTATTATTCACAGCCTGAAATACTATTTGACGTCCCGCCTTTTTGTTTCCTGCCCAGGCCAAAAGTTTATTCATCAGTTATAAGATTAATCATAAATAAAATACCTCCTGTACACGTTGTTGACAAAGATTTGTTTTTTAAAATTGTAAGGGCATCCTTTGGTCAAAGAAGGAAAACTTTGCTAAATGCTTTATTTAATGCAAATATATTTTCTCTTAGTAAAGAAGAAATCAAATCTATACTGAAAAGTCTGGAAATAAATGAAAACATGAGAGGAGAGAACTTATCACTAATTCAATTCGCGCAAATGTCAAATGTAATTTCTCGAAAATTAAATACTTTAAATATTTAATGTTTCTGTCATTATAATGGGTCATACATAGAAAATGCGCCCCCAGTTAAAATGGCGGTTTATTTTTTCTCCCGTATTCATATATATAGTACTAGGAAGTAGAAAACTTAAAGGCTTGGCCAAAGGCTTGGCCTGTGCAAGCCTTAACTGGATATGGGAGGAAGAGCAAGTGGTTAATAGCTTGAGGTTTAATAGTGTAATTCTAATGCTTAATGAAGAAGACAGGGGGTTTGGAAAGGATAAACCCCCTGCAGGGTATGTAAGGCTGGAAGTCAGAGAAGGAAAAGGAAGGCTTTCGGCTATGGTACAGGATTTAAAAGATAGCGATGAATATAATAATTACAAATTATATTTAATAAGGTACCATGAAGGAGAAATATGTCCTGCCTGTATGGGTACAATACCTGTTAAAAATGGAAGAGGAGAAATTACAGGGGAGTTTGATCCTCTTAATGTAGAGGATACAAAATTGCAAATTAATGATTTTAACATAGCAGCAGTTATATTGGAGCGTAAGGATGCGGAAAGAATAGTTATAAAATGTCCCTTGGTTGTGTATAAAGGTAAAAAAATAAAATGGACTGAAGCTTTTAGTAATTATACTCAGAACCTTACGGAGATTTTGAAAACAGAAAGAAAAATAAAAATTGGAGAAGAAATAAAAACCGGAGAAGTAAAAGAGAAGGAACAAGAAAACCTTGAAGGAAAAATTGAAGAAAAAACCGGAGAAAAACCTGAAATGAAGCGAGAAGAAGTAATTGAAACCGAAACCGAAGAAAAAACCAGGCAAGAAACTGAAAGCAAATACTCATATAATGAAAATATACCGGGAGTAGTTTCTGATGCAAATTGCCGGTATTGTACCCGTCAATCCCCGGATATAGAGCTGTTGGTAAATTGCCTTGACAAAGTATTTAAAAGGTGTGACCCCTTCAACACCAAAAGACAGGACTATAAATGGTGGAAAGTCAGCAGCCCGGTTCATTTAAGCAATGTGTTGTACTACTGCAATATTCAGATACCTAAAATATTTAACCCCTTAATAATTATGGCATATTATAAATACAGGTATTTAATTGCAGGAATATACACCAGCAGGAAAAAAGGCAAAGAGTATATTGTATATGGTATACCCGGCACTTATAATGTAGATGAAAGCCCTTTGGGAGATTTGTGCAGATGGATACAGGTTGAGGGGAATACACCCAAATACGGTGCGTTTGGTTATTGGATTGCTTATATTGACCCTGCTACAGGCGAATTTTTAAAGGTGAATCATTAAAATAACAAAAAAAAATAATAAAAATGCATTTTATGAAGAATTATAGTATAATATCTATATAAAAATATCGTTTGTACAGAAATAATAACTAACAAATAAATTAACAAGTATTAATATAGTATGGAGGTTGATTTCAGTGACGGCTAAAAACAGGGTAGTATTAAGGATTGCGGGTATGGATTATGCTATTCGCGGAGCAGAATCCGAAGAATATATGCATAAATTGGGGTTGTATGTAGATAAAAAAATGAGCGAAATTATGAAGAATAACAGCAAATTAAGTACTAATATGGCGGCCGTCCTGACAGCCTTAAATGTTGCTGATGATTATATAAAGGCCCAGGAAAACGGGGCAAAACTTATAAATGAAATAAATAAGCTCAGGGAAGAACTACAGCTTATGAAAGCTGAAAATGAACGCCTAAAAAAAGAAAATTTGGACCTTGTTAATTTGAATAATAACCTGCAGCTTAAGTTAGTTAAAACAGAAACAGAGTTGAGGGAAGTAAGAAATTCTCTTGAGAAATTGACCCGGAATAAATGAAAAAAGGGGGATATATAATAATGGATGTTGAAGTATTTGTCGAAATATGCAGGGAGGGAGCTGTATTACCGGAATATGCAAAACCTGGTGATGCAGGAATGGATGTTTTTGCAGCTGAAGATATTATAATCAAGCCTGGAGAAACAGTAATCGTACCTACAGGAATAAAAATGGCAATACCCGAAGGTTATGAAATACAGGTAAGGCCAAGGAGCGGAATTTCTTTTAGAACTCCTTTGAGAATTGTTAATTCTCCCGGAACAATCGATAGTGGTTACAGGGATGAGCTTGGTATTATTATGAATAATTCTTCCGATATTAACTGCAGTAATAATGAAATTTTTACCCTTGAAAGTGAAGGCAATAAAATGGGTGCTTATAAAATAAAAAAGGGTGACAGGATAGCACAAATAGTGTTACAGAGAGTACCTAAAATAAAGTTTACCGTTGTTGATTCTGTAAAATATATAGGTAGCGATAGGGGCGGAGGTTTTGGTTCTACGGGAATTTGAAAGGCGCAGGACATATTACTGATTTTCTCGTTAAGTTAACTGATAAAATGGGTATAACTACAGAAGCAGTTTGATTTTTACAAGGGTGGGGTAAATGACGGATTTTAAAAAGCTGGAACTTGATGACAGGGATATTTTTCAAAGATACCTTGGAGATTACAGATTCAATACTTATGAGTATTCTTTTTTGACACTTTATATATGGCGGAAAATGCTTAATGTAGAATTCGGTATAATTGACGATGCCTTAATAATTAAAAAGTCCACTAAAAAAACCGGTACTTACTTTATGCAGCCTGTTGGTTATAGAAAAGAAAGTTTGAAGAGCATTGTATTAAAGCTTAATAGCATCAGAAAGAATGACGAAAATTTTAAAAATTTGTTCAGGGACATTGAAATACCATTTTTATATGAGCTTTTAGATATTTTTGAAGGGAAAATATGTTTTTGCGAGGATATCAACAACTTTGATTATATATGTAACAGTGAAGACCTGATTTTATTATCAGGCAAAAAATTCCACCGCAAGAAGAACCAGTACAACCAGTTTATAAATAATTACAAATATGAGATTAAAGATTTTAACGACTCTAAAGTAATAGAAGATTGTATTAAGTTTTCCGGAACATGGT contains:
- a CDS encoding DUF2156 domain-containing protein, with translation MTDFKKLELDDRDIFQRYLGDYRFNTYEYSFLTLYIWRKMLNVEFGIIDDALIIKKSTKKTGTYFMQPVGYRKESLKSIVLKLNSIRKNDENFKNLFRDIEIPFLYELLDIFEGKICFCEDINNFDYICNSEDLILLSGKKFHRKKNQYNQFINNYKYEIKDFNDSKVIEDCIKFSGTWFHERGNNDCLLRYELESIEEVLPKSGLLGIKGMAVYVDGHLAGFTAGEKVNSNMGVIHFEKGDLSYNGIYSFINKTFVEKYFSDVKFVNMQEDMGIKGLRKAKKAYNPVKLEKKFIVNLL
- the rsmA gene encoding 16S rRNA (adenine(1518)-N(6)/adenine(1519)-N(6))-dimethyltransferase RsmA — its product is MEKDIRRLMEKYNIRPSKSWGQNFLVSKEVKAKITEASAVQKDDLVIEIGAGLGVLSKELAAKAGRLVAIEIDKHLVSALEGILKDYKNVVIINKDVLKLDIKNDIIRKVCGTAHEANGITKGDVFIPACIKVVGNLPYYITTPIIMKLLEEEPGIDEIIFMVQKEVADRILAKPGTKDYGSLSIAVQYYSQPEILFDVPPFCFLPRPKVYSSVIRLIINKIPPVHVVDKDLFFKIVRASFGQRRKTLLNALFNANIFSLSKEEIKSILKSLEINENMRGENLSLIQFAQMSNVISRKLNTLNI
- the dut gene encoding dUTP diphosphatase gives rise to the protein MDVEVFVEICREGAVLPEYAKPGDAGMDVFAAEDIIIKPGETVIVPTGIKMAIPEGYEIQVRPRSGISFRTPLRIVNSPGTIDSGYRDELGIIMNNSSDINCSNNEIFTLESEGNKMGAYKIKKGDRIAQIVLQRVPKIKFTVVDSVKYIGSDRGGGFGSTGI
- a CDS encoding cell division protein ZapA, coding for MTAKNRVVLRIAGMDYAIRGAESEEYMHKLGLYVDKKMSEIMKNNSKLSTNMAAVLTALNVADDYIKAQENGAKLINEINKLREELQLMKAENERLKKENLDLVNLNNNLQLKLVKTETELREVRNSLEKLTRNK